One stretch of Cervus canadensis isolate Bull #8, Minnesota chromosome 5, ASM1932006v1, whole genome shotgun sequence DNA includes these proteins:
- the FAM98A gene encoding protein FAM98A, which produces MECDLMETDILESLEDLGYKGPLLEDGALSQAVTAGASSPEFTKLCAWLVSELRVLCKLEENVQATNSPSEAEEFQLEVSGLLGEMNCPYLSLTSGDVTKRLLIQKNCLLLLTYLISELEAARMLCVNTLPKKAQEGGGSEVFQELKGICIALGMSKPPANITMFQFFSGIEKKLKETLAKVPPNHVGKPLLKKPMGPAHWEKIEAINQAVANEYEVRRKLLIKRLDVTVQSFGWSDRAKSQTEKLAKVYQPKRSVLSPKSTISVAHLLAARQDLSKILRTSSGSIREKTACAINKVLMGRVPDRGGRPNEIEPPPPEMPPWQKRQDGPQQPAGGRGGGRGGYEHSSYGGRGGHEQQGGGRGGRGGGYDHGGRGGGRGNKHQGGWTDGGSGGGGGYQDGGYRDAGFQAGGYHGGHSGGYQGSGYGGFQTSTYTGSGYQGGGYQQDNRYQDGGHHGDRGSGRGGRGGRGGRGGRAGQGGGWGGRGSQNYHQGGQFEQHFQHGGYQYNHSGFGQGRHYTS; this is translated from the exons ATGGAGTGTGACCTCATGGAGACTGACATCTTGGAGTCGTTGGAAGATCTGGG TTACAAGGGTCCATTGTTAGAAGATGGCGCTCTGTCTCAGGCCGTCACTGCTGGAGCCAGTTCCCCTGAGTTTACCAAACTCTGTGCTTGGTTGGTGTCTGAATTAAGAGTGCTCTGTAAACTAGAGGAAAATGTGCAAGCAACTAACA gCCCAAGTGAAGCTGAAGAATTCCAGCTTGAGGTGAGTGGGCTACTAGGGGAGATGAACTGTCCATATCTTTCACTGACATCTGGCGATGTGACCAAGCGCCTTCTCATTCAGAAGAACTGCCTCCTTTTGCTCA CATACCTCATCTCAGAACTAGAAGCTGCCAGAATGCTCTGTGTGAATACTCTTCCAAAAAAAGCTCAAGAAGGAGGCGGTAGTGAGGTCTTTCAAGAGTTGAAAGGCATATGTATTGCTCTAGGAATGTCCAAACCTCCAGCCAATATAACTATGTTCCAATTCTTCAGCGGGattgaaaaaaaa TTAAAGGAAACATTAGCAAAAGTTCCACCTAATcatgtgggaaagcctttattGAAGAAGCCAATGGGACCGGCCCACTGG gAAAAGATAGAAGCAATTAACCAAGCTGTGGCCAATGAATATGAAGTTCGGAGAAAGCTGCTAATAAAGCGTTTGGATGTCACTGTCCAGTCTTTTGGCTGGTCTGACAGAGCTAAG AGTCAAACAGAAAAATTGGCGAAGGTTTACCAGCCAAAACGCTCAGTCTTATCTCCTAAAAGTACTATTTCTGTTGCCCACCTTTTGGCTGCAAGACAAGACTTGTCAAAGATCTTAAGGACGAGCAGTGGCTCTATAAGAGAAAAGACTGCCTGTGCCATCAATAAG GTGTTGATGGGCAGAGTTCCTGACAGAGGAGGTAGGCCCAATGAAATCGAACCTCCACCCCCAGAGATGCCACCATGGCAGAAAAGGCAAGATGGCCCCCAGCAACCAGCCGGAGGACGAGGAGGCGGGAGAGGTGGTTACGAACATTCCTCATATGGAGGACGAGGAGGTCATGAACaacaaggaggaggaagaggtggaCGTGGTGGTGGCTACGACCATGGTGGCcgagggggaggaagaggaaataagcaTCAAGGAGGCTGGACAGATGGAGGcagtggaggagggggtggctaCCAAGATGGCGGTTATCGAGATGCGGGTTTCCAGGCCGGTGGCTATCATGGTGGCCACAGTGGTGGCTATCAGGGCAGTGGCTATGGTGGCTTCCAAACATCTACTTACACAGGAAGTGGATACCAGGGTGGTGGATATCAGCAGGACAATAGATACCAAGATGGTGGGCATCACGGTGATCGAGGCAGTGGTCGTGGAGGGAGAGGGGGTCGTGGAGGCCGAGGTGGACGCGCTGGCCAAGGAGGAGgttggggaggaagagggagccAGAATTATCATCAAGGGGGGCAATTTGAACAGCACTTCCAGCATGGAGGTTACCAGTATAATCATTCTGGATTTGGACAGGGAAGACATTATACTAGTTGA